Proteins from a genomic interval of Capsicum annuum cultivar UCD-10X-F1 chromosome 4, UCD10Xv1.1, whole genome shotgun sequence:
- the LOC107866952 gene encoding pentatricopeptide repeat-containing protein At1g19720 isoform X2 — MYSKCGSFQEAYQLFDKMSQRDLFAWSAMIGACSRESRWSKVKELFYMMMGEGIVPDSFLFPKILQACANCGDVESGMLIHSIVIRCGMGCEIRVNNSLLAVYAKCGLLGCAERLFESMEMRDTVSWNSIIMAYCHNGEIVEARRLLNLMSVEGVEPSLITWNILIASYNQLGRCDEALEVMKEMEGNGIMPDVFTWTCLISGLAQHNRNGQALQLFREMILNGVTPSEVTLTSIISACASRKDLRKGRELHSLAVKFGFDGEVIVGNALVDLYSKCGKLEAARLVFDTIPDKDVYSWNSMIGGYCQAGYCGKAYDLFMKMHESEVSPDVITWNVLITGHMQNGDEDQALDLFRRMEKDGSIKRDAASWNALIAGYLQNGQKEKALGIFRKMQSFGFKPNAVTILTILPACANLIAAKKVKEIHRCALRWNLENELSVANSLIDTYSKSGGIKYSRAIFDGMSTKDIISWNTMIAGYVLHGYSSEAIKLFDQMKKAGLKPNRGTFSSVISSYGLAKMVEEGKRIFSSMTQEYRILPGLEHCVAMVNLYGRSGELEEAIDFVDNMTMEHDISLWGALLTASRAHGNLNLAIHAAGQLFKLDPGNVMIYQLLLQLYVLSGISEESVTVTRPKKRNHHEESLSRSWTEIDNVVHAFASGQQSDSEVPDSWIKRKEVKMKGSSSCSRHCIKEEENEDITRVHSERLALSFALINHPQSSQVIRIVKNLRMCEDCHRTAKFVSQKYEREIYVHDSKCLHHFKEGNCSCGDYW; from the coding sequence ATGTACTCGAAATGTGGGTCGTTTCAAGAAGCATATcaactgtttgataaaatgtctcaaaGGGATTTATTTGCTTGGTCTGCTATGATTGGTGCTTGTTCGAGGGAGAGTAGGTGGAGTAAAGTTAAGgaacttttttatatgatgatgGGGGAAGGCATTGTGCCTGATAGTTTTTTGTTTCCGAAGATTTTACAAGCATGTGCGAATTGTGGGGATGTTGAGAGTGGGATGTTGATTCATTCGATAGTGATTCGATGTGGGATGGGGTGTGAGATTCGTGTGAATAATTCACTTTTAGCTGTTTACGCGAAATGTGGGTTGTTAGGTTGTGCGGAGAGGCTTTTTGAGAGTATGGAGATGAGGGATACGGTTTCTTGGAATTCGATTATAATGGCGTATTGTCATAACGGAGAGATTGTTGAGGCGCGGAGGTTGTTGAATTTGATGAGTGTTGAAGGCGTAGAACCAAGTTTGATTACGTGGAATATATTGATTGCGAGTTATAATCAGTTGGGCAGGTGTGATGAGGCGTTGGAGGTTATGAAGGAGATGGAGGGTAATGGGATAATGCCGGATGTTTTTACTTGGACTTGTCTGATTTCAGGTTTGGCTCAACATAACAGGAACGGTCAGGCATTACAATTGTTCCGGGAGATGATTTTGAATGGAGTTACACCAAGTGAAGTAACACTTACAAGCATAATTTCAGCTTGTGCGTCTCGTAAGGACCTGAGGAAGGGAAGAGAGCTTCACTCTTTGGCTGTTAAGTTTGGATTTGATGGAGAGGTAATTGTTGGGAATGCTTTGGTTGACTTATATTCCAAGTGTGGTAAACTCGAAGCTGCTCGTCTGGTCTTTGATACGATCCCAGATAAAGATGTATACAGTTGGAATTCCATGATTGGAGGGTACTGCCAAGCTGGGTATTGTGGAAAAGCCTATGATCTTTTTATGAAGATGCATGAGTCTGAGGTATCACCTGATGTAATCACGTGGAATGTTCTCATTACAGGACACATGCAAAATGGTGATGAGGATCAAGCATTGGATCTTTTCCGGAGGATGGAAAAGGATGGGAGCATTAAGCGGGACGCTGCCTCATGGAACGCTCTCATTGCTGGCTATTTGCAAAATGGACAGAAAGAAAAAGCATTAGGTATATTCCGGAAAATGCAGTCATTTGGTTTTAAGCCCAACGCAGTTACCATTTTGACCATCCTACCAGCTTGCGCAAACCTGATTGCTGCAAAGAAGGTGAAGGAGATCCATCGTTGTGCTTTGCGTTGGAATCTGGAAAATGAGCTCTCTGTTGCTAATTCTCTTATAGACACATACTCCAAGTCTGGGGGTATAAAATACTCAAGAGCAATATTTGATGGGATGTCAACCAAAGATATCATTTCTTGGAACACCATGATTGCTGGTTATGTTTTACACGGCTATTCCAGTGAGGCAATAAAGCTATTTGATCAAATGAAAAAGGCAGGGCTTAAACCAAATAGGGGTACTTTCTCCagtgtgatttcatcttatggtCTAGCCAAAATGGTTGAAGAGGGGAAACGTATATTCTCTAGCATGACTCAGGAGTATCGGATTTTACCTGGTCTAGAACATTGTGTGGCTATGGTTAATTTATATGGCCGCTCAGGTGAACTTGAAGAAGCAATTGATTTTGTAGACAATATGACCATGGAGCACGATATTTCCTTATGGGGTGCATTGTTGACCGCTTCTCGCGCGCATGGTAATTTGAATTTAGCTATCCATGCTGCGGGACAATTATTCAAACTGGATCCTGGAAACGTAATGATTTATCAGTTACTTTTACAGTTATATGTACTAAGTGGGATTTCTGAAGAGTCAGTAACAGTGACACGACCTAAAAAAAGAAATCATCATGAAGAATCTCTTAGTCGGAGCTGGACTGAGATCGACAATGTGGTCCATGCTTTTGCTTCAGGTCAACAAAGTGATTCTGAGGTTCCAGATTCTTGGATAAAAAGAAAGGAAGTAAAAATGAAGGGATCCAGTTCTTGTAGTAGGCATTGCATCAAAGAAGAGGAGAACGAGGATATTACTAGAGTTCATAGTGAGAGACTTGCACTTTCTTTTGCGCTCATTAACCATCCTCAATCATCTCAAGTGATACGAATTGTTAAGAACCTCAGAATGTGTGAGGATTGCCACAGAACTGCCAAATTTGTTTCTCAGAAATATGAACGTGAAATATATGTACATGACTCGAAGTGCTTGCATCACTTTAAAGAGGGTAATTGTTCCTGTGGTGATTATTGGTAG
- the LOC107866952 gene encoding pentatricopeptide repeat-containing protein At1g19720 isoform X1 has translation MAPCCLFISNSSSKTPKMETVILPCKSIFPTISELPQNFHPKPKTPINFSPQEPRITDNHLNYLLKNGSLSEAITALESISQYGYKVKSETFSRLIESCINEKSLNLGRKLHEKMEYLLEKIDPFIETKLLGMYSKCGSFQEAYQLFDKMSQRDLFAWSAMIGACSRESRWSKVKELFYMMMGEGIVPDSFLFPKILQACANCGDVESGMLIHSIVIRCGMGCEIRVNNSLLAVYAKCGLLGCAERLFESMEMRDTVSWNSIIMAYCHNGEIVEARRLLNLMSVEGVEPSLITWNILIASYNQLGRCDEALEVMKEMEGNGIMPDVFTWTCLISGLAQHNRNGQALQLFREMILNGVTPSEVTLTSIISACASRKDLRKGRELHSLAVKFGFDGEVIVGNALVDLYSKCGKLEAARLVFDTIPDKDVYSWNSMIGGYCQAGYCGKAYDLFMKMHESEVSPDVITWNVLITGHMQNGDEDQALDLFRRMEKDGSIKRDAASWNALIAGYLQNGQKEKALGIFRKMQSFGFKPNAVTILTILPACANLIAAKKVKEIHRCALRWNLENELSVANSLIDTYSKSGGIKYSRAIFDGMSTKDIISWNTMIAGYVLHGYSSEAIKLFDQMKKAGLKPNRGTFSSVISSYGLAKMVEEGKRIFSSMTQEYRILPGLEHCVAMVNLYGRSGELEEAIDFVDNMTMEHDISLWGALLTASRAHGNLNLAIHAAGQLFKLDPGNVMIYQLLLQLYVLSGISEESVTVTRPKKRNHHEESLSRSWTEIDNVVHAFASGQQSDSEVPDSWIKRKEVKMKGSSSCSRHCIKEEENEDITRVHSERLALSFALINHPQSSQVIRIVKNLRMCEDCHRTAKFVSQKYEREIYVHDSKCLHHFKEGNCSCGDYW, from the coding sequence ATGGCTCCCTGCTGTTTATTCATCTCTAACTCttcatcaaaaactccaaaaatgGAGACTGTGATTCTTCCCTGTAAATCAATATTTCCAACAATTTCAGAATTGCCCCAAAACTTTCATCCTAAACCCAAAACTCCCATCAACTTTTCACCTCAAGAACCAAGAATCACAGATAACCATTTGAATtatctcttgaaaaatgggagtCTCAGTGAAGCTATAACAGCTCTTGAATCCATTTCACAATATGGGTATAAGGTAAAATCTGAAACTTTTTCAAGACTTATTGAATCTTGTATCAATGAAAAGTCACTGAATTTAGGTCGTAAGCTTCATGAAAAGATGGAATATTTATTGgaaaaaattgacccttttattGAAACTAAATTATTAGGTATGTACTCGAAATGTGGGTCGTTTCAAGAAGCATATcaactgtttgataaaatgtctcaaaGGGATTTATTTGCTTGGTCTGCTATGATTGGTGCTTGTTCGAGGGAGAGTAGGTGGAGTAAAGTTAAGgaacttttttatatgatgatgGGGGAAGGCATTGTGCCTGATAGTTTTTTGTTTCCGAAGATTTTACAAGCATGTGCGAATTGTGGGGATGTTGAGAGTGGGATGTTGATTCATTCGATAGTGATTCGATGTGGGATGGGGTGTGAGATTCGTGTGAATAATTCACTTTTAGCTGTTTACGCGAAATGTGGGTTGTTAGGTTGTGCGGAGAGGCTTTTTGAGAGTATGGAGATGAGGGATACGGTTTCTTGGAATTCGATTATAATGGCGTATTGTCATAACGGAGAGATTGTTGAGGCGCGGAGGTTGTTGAATTTGATGAGTGTTGAAGGCGTAGAACCAAGTTTGATTACGTGGAATATATTGATTGCGAGTTATAATCAGTTGGGCAGGTGTGATGAGGCGTTGGAGGTTATGAAGGAGATGGAGGGTAATGGGATAATGCCGGATGTTTTTACTTGGACTTGTCTGATTTCAGGTTTGGCTCAACATAACAGGAACGGTCAGGCATTACAATTGTTCCGGGAGATGATTTTGAATGGAGTTACACCAAGTGAAGTAACACTTACAAGCATAATTTCAGCTTGTGCGTCTCGTAAGGACCTGAGGAAGGGAAGAGAGCTTCACTCTTTGGCTGTTAAGTTTGGATTTGATGGAGAGGTAATTGTTGGGAATGCTTTGGTTGACTTATATTCCAAGTGTGGTAAACTCGAAGCTGCTCGTCTGGTCTTTGATACGATCCCAGATAAAGATGTATACAGTTGGAATTCCATGATTGGAGGGTACTGCCAAGCTGGGTATTGTGGAAAAGCCTATGATCTTTTTATGAAGATGCATGAGTCTGAGGTATCACCTGATGTAATCACGTGGAATGTTCTCATTACAGGACACATGCAAAATGGTGATGAGGATCAAGCATTGGATCTTTTCCGGAGGATGGAAAAGGATGGGAGCATTAAGCGGGACGCTGCCTCATGGAACGCTCTCATTGCTGGCTATTTGCAAAATGGACAGAAAGAAAAAGCATTAGGTATATTCCGGAAAATGCAGTCATTTGGTTTTAAGCCCAACGCAGTTACCATTTTGACCATCCTACCAGCTTGCGCAAACCTGATTGCTGCAAAGAAGGTGAAGGAGATCCATCGTTGTGCTTTGCGTTGGAATCTGGAAAATGAGCTCTCTGTTGCTAATTCTCTTATAGACACATACTCCAAGTCTGGGGGTATAAAATACTCAAGAGCAATATTTGATGGGATGTCAACCAAAGATATCATTTCTTGGAACACCATGATTGCTGGTTATGTTTTACACGGCTATTCCAGTGAGGCAATAAAGCTATTTGATCAAATGAAAAAGGCAGGGCTTAAACCAAATAGGGGTACTTTCTCCagtgtgatttcatcttatggtCTAGCCAAAATGGTTGAAGAGGGGAAACGTATATTCTCTAGCATGACTCAGGAGTATCGGATTTTACCTGGTCTAGAACATTGTGTGGCTATGGTTAATTTATATGGCCGCTCAGGTGAACTTGAAGAAGCAATTGATTTTGTAGACAATATGACCATGGAGCACGATATTTCCTTATGGGGTGCATTGTTGACCGCTTCTCGCGCGCATGGTAATTTGAATTTAGCTATCCATGCTGCGGGACAATTATTCAAACTGGATCCTGGAAACGTAATGATTTATCAGTTACTTTTACAGTTATATGTACTAAGTGGGATTTCTGAAGAGTCAGTAACAGTGACACGACCTAAAAAAAGAAATCATCATGAAGAATCTCTTAGTCGGAGCTGGACTGAGATCGACAATGTGGTCCATGCTTTTGCTTCAGGTCAACAAAGTGATTCTGAGGTTCCAGATTCTTGGATAAAAAGAAAGGAAGTAAAAATGAAGGGATCCAGTTCTTGTAGTAGGCATTGCATCAAAGAAGAGGAGAACGAGGATATTACTAGAGTTCATAGTGAGAGACTTGCACTTTCTTTTGCGCTCATTAACCATCCTCAATCATCTCAAGTGATACGAATTGTTAAGAACCTCAGAATGTGTGAGGATTGCCACAGAACTGCCAAATTTGTTTCTCAGAAATATGAACGTGAAATATATGTACATGACTCGAAGTGCTTGCATCACTTTAAAGAGGGTAATTGTTCCTGTGGTGATTATTGGTAG